One Mesotoga sp. UBA6090 genomic window carries:
- a CDS encoding ROK family transcriptional regulator, translating to MVGKKLDSENIGRSNRKLILQLLRKSPVTTRRDLAIASGLNPSTVTKIIKDFLSMGLCEEIKAEDTGRIGRKAIVLRLNRKAFMSVVIDIGVEETIVGKGFFDGSVSVVNKFSTPHDFDEFMKVLSAETQMISRNIPKYRFLGYSVSVPGIVDVENSRIVYVPHLGWKDLVLRERLSRRYPVFLDNEANLSLIAEKWNNPSLVSAVDVVFVYVSEGIGCGIMFDGQIYRGRDYSAGELGHMTVQIDGKKCYCGNFGCWETVASTEAIVARANEMGFALGGDSNNEKYLSILSSSETILEPLLSQIEKSLAVGIINIVNSLDPEVVILGGVASMIPESSLHNLIDLVNSRVLYATGQKIRIIRSVLHEKGMASSKMIGAALHIVDKKTVDFV from the coding sequence TTGGTCGGCAAGAAGCTGGATTCAGAAAACATTGGAAGATCCAATAGAAAGCTGATTCTTCAGTTATTGAGGAAGAGCCCCGTGACGACTAGAAGAGATCTTGCCATCGCATCTGGTCTAAATCCCAGTACTGTGACAAAGATAATCAAAGACTTTCTTTCTATGGGCCTTTGCGAGGAGATCAAGGCCGAAGATACTGGCCGTATAGGGAGGAAAGCGATTGTTCTTCGACTAAACAGGAAGGCTTTCATGTCAGTGGTAATAGATATTGGAGTTGAAGAAACAATCGTCGGCAAAGGCTTCTTTGATGGTTCAGTATCTGTTGTCAACAAATTCAGTACCCCTCATGACTTCGATGAATTCATGAAAGTGCTTTCTGCAGAGACGCAGATGATTTCGAGAAATATCCCGAAGTACAGGTTTCTCGGCTATTCGGTTTCGGTTCCTGGAATTGTTGACGTTGAGAATTCAAGGATAGTTTACGTGCCACATCTCGGCTGGAAGGATCTTGTTCTAAGAGAAAGGCTTTCCAGACGGTATCCCGTCTTTCTTGACAATGAAGCGAACCTTTCACTGATTGCGGAGAAATGGAACAACCCTTCTCTGGTTTCTGCAGTGGATGTTGTGTTCGTGTATGTATCTGAGGGAATTGGCTGCGGAATAATGTTCGACGGACAGATATACAGAGGACGTGATTACTCCGCCGGTGAATTGGGACACATGACTGTGCAAATCGATGGAAAGAAATGTTATTGTGGGAATTTCGGTTGCTGGGAAACAGTAGCCTCCACTGAAGCGATCGTAGCCAGGGCAAATGAAATGGGATTTGCGCTTGGGGGGGATAGCAACAACGAGAAGTACTTGAGCATCCTGAGTTCATCTGAAACTATTCTTGAGCCTCTTTTGAGCCAGATTGAGAAGAGTCTCGCTGTTGGTATAATCAACATCGTGAATTCGCTTGATCCTGAGGTTGTTATTCTGGGCGGAGTCGCTTCGATGATTCCTGAAAGCTCGTTGCACAACCTGATTGATCTGGTGAATTCGAGGGTTCTCTATGCTACCGGTCAGAAAATCAGGATAATCAGAAGCGTCCTCCATGAAAAGGGAATGGCTAGTTCGAAAATGATAGGAGCCGCTCTGCACATAGTTGATAAGAAAACAGTTGATTTTGTCTAG
- the xylB gene encoding xylulokinase, with protein MTTVFGIDVGTNSVKGIAVDENGNVIDSSIYQISMETPRPGWAQQNPELWWNAVSVVLKALASRNGAYPSAISVSGQMHSLVALDEKGDVVYPAILWCDQRTERQCLRITERFGGEKKVIEKFGNPVLTGFTLPKILWLADNEPSSFRRIRTWMLPKDYIVMRLTGVVATDFSDASGTSMLDLNGSFDRRIEEIAGISFSANPALIASGEIAGTVTHSSLPELRDVPVVIGGADNAASAYGCGVEQPGDAVVSVGTSGTVVALTKQRVPDAGGGVHLFRHVTGNDFYHMAVILSATNSLNWFKERFGESLSFEALENLVARTPVGSSGVIFLPYLNGERTPHRDPNARGTLFGFSTFHSVGDIFRSIYEGVGFALREGAELIESLGSDLSNVRIVGGGSRSDTWCQIIADNLGKSIWLPEVDEGPAYGSARLAAGAVGIDSSSWIRMKKEYRPDESAKRIYDSVFSIYKNLYGSIKDNYREISELQERIVD; from the coding sequence ATGACTACAGTGTTTGGAATAGACGTCGGAACGAATTCTGTAAAGGGAATCGCAGTTGACGAAAACGGAAATGTTATTGATTCTTCCATTTATCAAATTTCAATGGAGACCCCTAGACCTGGGTGGGCTCAACAGAATCCCGAGTTATGGTGGAATGCAGTTTCGGTTGTTTTGAAAGCTCTCGCCAGTAGGAATGGAGCCTATCCCTCTGCAATATCTGTTAGTGGACAGATGCATTCTCTCGTTGCGCTCGATGAAAAAGGTGATGTCGTTTATCCCGCGATCCTGTGGTGTGATCAGAGGACGGAGCGTCAGTGTTTGAGGATAACCGAGCGGTTTGGTGGAGAGAAGAAAGTCATCGAGAAGTTTGGGAACCCTGTACTGACTGGATTCACACTTCCAAAAATACTGTGGCTTGCCGATAACGAACCTTCGAGCTTCAGAAGAATTCGAACCTGGATGCTGCCGAAGGATTACATAGTTATGAGGCTGACGGGCGTGGTTGCGACTGATTTTTCGGATGCTTCGGGAACCTCTATGCTGGATCTCAACGGCTCATTTGACAGGCGAATTGAGGAGATCGCAGGTATCAGCTTCTCTGCGAATCCTGCTTTGATTGCATCAGGTGAGATCGCTGGAACTGTTACTCATTCTTCACTTCCTGAGTTGAGAGATGTACCGGTCGTAATTGGCGGGGCGGACAATGCTGCGTCGGCTTATGGTTGCGGGGTTGAACAACCGGGAGATGCAGTGGTAAGTGTAGGAACTTCGGGAACGGTTGTTGCTTTGACCAAACAACGGGTTCCAGATGCAGGAGGCGGAGTGCATCTTTTCAGACATGTAACAGGGAATGACTTCTATCATATGGCAGTGATTCTATCAGCCACAAATTCACTTAATTGGTTCAAAGAGAGATTTGGAGAAAGCCTCTCCTTTGAAGCTCTGGAAAACTTGGTCGCAAGAACGCCGGTAGGTTCCAGTGGAGTAATCTTCTTGCCATACCTTAACGGCGAAAGAACGCCGCACCGCGATCCGAACGCAAGAGGGACCCTCTTTGGTTTTTCCACTTTTCACAGCGTTGGAGACATCTTTAGGAGCATTTACGAAGGTGTGGGCTTTGCTCTTAGAGAGGGAGCAGAACTGATTGAGAGTCTTGGGTCGGATCTTAGCAACGTGAGGATTGTCGGCGGAGGTTCAAGGAGCGATACGTGGTGTCAGATCATCGCAGACAATCTTGGCAAGTCGATCTGGTTACCTGAAGTTGACGAGGGTCCGGCATATGGATCCGCACGACTAGCCGCAGGAGCTGTAGGGATCGATTCTTCATCATGGATCAGGATGAAAAAAGAGTACAGGCCTGACGAGAGTGCTAAGAGAATCTATGACAGTGTTTTCAGCATATACAAAAATCTATATGGAAGCATAAAAGACAACTATAGAGAGATAAGCGAGCTGCAGGAAAGAATAGTAGATTGA
- the xylA gene encoding xylose isomerase — protein MGIFDKIEKIQYKGPDNRDPMAFSFYNPDEVIMGKTMREYLRFAIAFWHTFQGDGLDMFGKPTMKRSWDSVLDPMTLAKLKIDAVFEFCEKLSVDYFCFHDRDIAPEGETLRETNSKLDQVVSHIADHLKTSDVGILWGTANLFANPRFMHGAATSCDADVYAYAAAQVKKAIEVTKELGGKNYVFWGGREGYETLLNTDMGFEMNNLARFFHMAVDHAREIGFTGQFLIEPKPMEPMKHQYDFDVANALSFLRKYGLEGYFKFNVEANHATLAGHTFQHELRFARINGLLGSVDANQGDLLLGWDTDQFPTDVYSTTLGMYEIIKNGGLNPGGLNFDAKVRRGSYRERDLFVAHIAGMDTFALGLKAAARLIDEGTLERLLKERYGSFESGIGKDILEGRASFRSLEEYIIDKKNPLLEPSNQEYLERLLNWAIIAAGK, from the coding sequence ATGGGCATTTTCGACAAGATAGAGAAGATTCAGTACAAAGGGCCTGACAATCGCGACCCTATGGCTTTCAGCTTTTATAACCCCGACGAAGTCATTATGGGGAAGACAATGAGGGAGTATTTGAGGTTTGCTATTGCCTTCTGGCATACATTTCAGGGAGACGGACTGGATATGTTTGGCAAGCCTACTATGAAAAGAAGCTGGGATTCGGTACTGGATCCGATGACTCTCGCAAAGCTGAAGATCGATGCGGTATTTGAATTCTGTGAGAAGTTGAGTGTTGACTACTTCTGTTTTCACGACCGTGACATAGCACCTGAAGGAGAAACGCTGAGAGAAACCAACAGTAAGCTCGATCAGGTTGTTAGTCACATAGCCGATCACCTAAAGACAAGTGACGTCGGCATACTGTGGGGAACTGCGAACCTCTTCGCCAATCCGAGATTCATGCACGGGGCAGCTACTTCCTGCGATGCAGATGTCTACGCCTATGCTGCGGCCCAGGTGAAAAAGGCAATTGAAGTTACCAAGGAGTTGGGCGGAAAGAACTACGTATTCTGGGGTGGAAGGGAAGGCTACGAAACCTTACTGAATACGGATATGGGCTTCGAAATGAACAATTTAGCGAGGTTTTTCCATATGGCTGTGGACCACGCCAGGGAGATCGGTTTTACGGGTCAGTTTCTCATTGAACCCAAGCCCATGGAACCTATGAAGCATCAGTACGATTTTGATGTTGCAAATGCGTTGTCTTTCTTAAGAAAATACGGTCTCGAAGGGTATTTCAAGTTCAATGTCGAGGCTAATCATGCAACTCTTGCAGGGCATACGTTTCAGCATGAGCTGAGATTTGCCCGGATCAATGGGTTGCTTGGAAGTGTGGATGCCAATCAGGGAGATCTGCTGTTGGGATGGGATACGGATCAATTCCCAACCGATGTTTACTCAACAACTCTTGGAATGTACGAGATAATCAAAAATGGAGGGCTAAATCCCGGTGGCCTGAACTTCGATGCCAAGGTGAGAAGGGGTTCCTACAGGGAGCGAGACCTTTTTGTGGCTCACATTGCCGGTATGGATACATTTGCCCTGGGGCTGAAAGCTGCTGCCAGACTAATAGATGAAGGGACTCTGGAAAGGCTTCTCAAGGAAAGGTACGGAAGCTTTGAGTCTGGAATTGGGAAGGACATCTTAGAAGGTAGAGCGAGTTTTCGATCGCTTGAAGAGTACATTATCGACAAGAAAAACCCTCTTCTAGAACCATCAAATCAGGAATACCTCGAGAGGCTTTTGAACTGGGCAATAATAGCTGCAGGTAAATAA
- a CDS encoding YkgJ family cysteine cluster protein: MLLISGLPFGDLYNKANEIQEILDSVEKILRNVQLETGLRCPPSCRECCKTSGDAIQVTVTEFLPLSLRLWNEGKAAQLLERLDSVYDNDQCILFESSSAVSEEGGCTEYASRPLLCRLFGFSGIINRSGQVIPVVCRYMKIHCPLSVENLLGKLSNGLKIPVFADYSSQIRGVDPYMGANTFPVNLALRRALEYVGLRFDYTGRGYDRTA, encoded by the coding sequence ATGCTTTTGATTAGCGGTTTACCGTTCGGCGATCTCTACAATAAAGCCAACGAAATTCAAGAAATTCTGGATTCAGTTGAGAAGATACTTAGAAATGTCCAGCTTGAGACAGGCCTTAGATGCCCGCCTTCTTGCAGGGAGTGTTGCAAGACTTCGGGCGATGCGATTCAGGTGACTGTTACCGAATTTCTTCCTCTTTCTTTGAGACTCTGGAATGAAGGAAAGGCCGCTCAGCTACTTGAGCGACTTGATTCAGTCTATGACAATGATCAGTGTATTCTCTTCGAAAGTTCCTCAGCTGTGAGTGAAGAGGGAGGATGCACAGAATACGCCAGCAGGCCACTCCTCTGCAGGCTATTTGGTTTTTCAGGAATTATCAATAGATCGGGACAGGTAATCCCCGTTGTATGCAGGTACATGAAAATTCACTGTCCGTTATCAGTAGAGAATTTACTTGGGAAGCTTTCGAACGGTTTGAAAATTCCGGTTTTCGCCGACTATTCGAGCCAGATTAGAGGAGTTGATCCATATATGGGAGCAAACACATTCCCGGTCAATTTGGCGCTGAGAAGAGCACTTGAGTATGTGGGGCTGAGGTTTGACTATACCGGAAGAGGTTACGACAGAACTGCCTGA
- a CDS encoding winged helix-turn-helix domain-containing protein: MNFKELSEASGIKYETVRNYVKVLIEEGLIDEVNEDVIQIVKKMPDYTSKGFTVVEAAHRAVVLKDTHTSVTEELTELRDKIASLQEENQRLERELGEEKATVAELKERLESFESNTENSSAIDVYKEDVKTAADALKTAVKSAGSGLVQFLRWLFDTEEGVTKDHSGK, translated from the coding sequence ATGAATTTCAAAGAACTCTCTGAGGCAAGTGGAATCAAGTATGAAACAGTAAGAAATTATGTGAAAGTCTTGATTGAAGAAGGGCTTATCGATGAGGTCAACGAAGATGTAATCCAGATTGTGAAGAAAATGCCGGACTATACTTCCAAAGGCTTCACAGTTGTTGAGGCTGCCCATAGAGCAGTTGTCCTCAAGGATACGCATACTTCCGTTACTGAAGAACTTACTGAACTTCGAGACAAGATAGCCAGCCTTCAAGAAGAGAACCAGAGGCTAGAAAGAGAGCTTGGCGAGGAAAAAGCGACGGTCGCGGAACTCAAGGAAAGACTGGAGTCCTTCGAAAGCAATACAGAGAACTCTTCAGCTATTGATGTGTACAAAGAAGATGTCAAAACAGCCGCTGACGCACTGAAGACTGCAGTTAAGTCAGCGGGAAGTGGTCTTGTTCAGTTTCTTCGGTGGCTATTTGATACAGAAGAAGGGGTAACCAAGGACCATTCAGGTAAATGA
- the hcp gene encoding hydroxylamine reductase produces MFCFQCSETMKGTGCTVKGVCGKEPEVANLQDLLIWILKGISYWGVRAREIGVTDVETGLYVAEGLFTTITNVDFDSESLGKKIDRALEVRERIERLFKEGFRRKHGKDFNDLVPEACTWKLSGGLNVYEMKGAEVGVLDTSDEDVRSLRELLTYGLKGIAAYTDHAYILKHSDNSILDFLQEALAATLDDSRTADDYVSLVLKAGEYAVKSMALLDEANTSSYGNPEITSVFTGTVEGPGILVSGHDLLDLEELLKQTEGKGINIYTHGEMLPANAYPGLKKYSHLKGNFGTSWYNQQKEFEEFQGPILMTTNCIQKPRDSYKERIFTTGLVAWPGVSHIPNRVDGKQKDFSPIIQKALEVGDIGARPGKSIIVGLAHDQLSKVSDKIIDAVKAGAIKKFVVMGGCDGHAKERQYYTDLAEKLPREMVILTAGCAKYRYNMLDLGDIGGIPRVVDAGQCNDSYSLVLTALKLKEAFGLEDINDLPIEYDIAWYEQKAVAVLLALLYMGVKGIRLGPVLPAFVSPNVLKVLVDNFDIKPIKTVDEDLSAIIG; encoded by the coding sequence TTGTTCTGTTTTCAGTGTTCCGAAACGATGAAGGGAACTGGTTGCACTGTCAAAGGTGTATGTGGAAAAGAGCCAGAGGTAGCGAATCTTCAGGATTTGCTAATATGGATTCTGAAGGGCATCTCATATTGGGGAGTCAGAGCTCGGGAAATCGGAGTAACTGACGTAGAGACCGGCCTTTATGTTGCCGAGGGTTTGTTTACAACGATCACTAATGTCGATTTTGATTCCGAGAGCCTTGGCAAAAAGATAGACAGGGCTTTGGAAGTAAGAGAGAGAATCGAACGACTTTTCAAAGAGGGCTTCAGAAGGAAACACGGAAAGGATTTCAATGACCTGGTTCCCGAAGCCTGCACCTGGAAGCTCTCCGGTGGGCTGAACGTTTACGAAATGAAGGGTGCGGAAGTTGGCGTACTGGATACTTCAGACGAAGATGTTCGGTCGCTGAGGGAGCTTCTAACATATGGACTCAAGGGAATTGCCGCATATACCGATCACGCGTATATTCTAAAGCATTCGGACAACTCAATACTAGACTTCCTTCAGGAAGCGCTTGCAGCCACCCTGGATGACTCACGAACGGCTGATGACTATGTTTCTCTAGTTCTCAAAGCGGGCGAATATGCAGTAAAGTCAATGGCTCTGTTGGATGAGGCAAATACCAGCAGTTACGGAAATCCAGAGATTACTTCCGTTTTTACGGGCACAGTTGAAGGACCGGGAATCCTCGTTAGCGGACATGATCTTCTTGATCTCGAAGAACTCTTGAAACAGACTGAAGGAAAGGGAATTAACATCTATACTCACGGTGAAATGCTTCCTGCCAACGCTTATCCTGGACTGAAGAAGTACTCTCATCTGAAAGGCAATTTTGGTACCTCCTGGTATAACCAGCAAAAGGAATTCGAAGAATTCCAGGGTCCAATTCTTATGACCACGAACTGTATTCAGAAGCCCAGGGACTCTTATAAGGAAAGAATATTCACAACGGGTCTTGTTGCTTGGCCGGGCGTTTCACACATTCCGAACAGGGTAGATGGAAAGCAGAAGGATTTCTCGCCGATTATCCAAAAGGCTCTTGAGGTAGGGGATATAGGAGCAAGACCAGGTAAGAGCATCATTGTCGGTCTCGCTCACGACCAGCTATCGAAAGTCTCGGATAAGATAATTGATGCAGTTAAAGCCGGTGCCATAAAGAAGTTTGTGGTGATGGGCGGTTGCGACGGACACGCCAAGGAGAGACAGTACTACACAGACCTGGCCGAGAAGCTTCCGAGAGAGATGGTAATACTAACCGCAGGTTGCGCAAAGTACAGGTATAACATGCTAGACCTTGGCGATATTGGAGGCATCCCGAGAGTCGTAGACGCAGGCCAGTGCAACGATTCATATTCGCTGGTTCTTACCGCTCTGAAACTCAAGGAGGCTTTTGGCCTTGAAGATATCAATGATCTGCCGATCGAGTATGATATTGCCTGGTATGAGCAAAAGGCTGTAGCGGTACTTCTCGCACTCCTATACATGGGTGTAAAAGGTATTCGCCTGGGGCCGGTGTTGCCAGCTTTCGTATCGCCTAATGTTTTGAAGGTACTTGTTGATAATTTCGATATAAAGCCGATCAAGACCGTTGATGAGGATCTTTCCGCAATTATAGGTTAG
- a CDS encoding alpha/beta hydrolase translates to MSPTRKTQIIVVFCLVCSVGLAGSPFSEIRAFADLVEQLFLASRSSESFDLKNLDVDSYGRPAIDYRFEEDVIYSRAGGETLTMDIFTPNDIDTPRPGILYVHGGAWITGDKRSGPGVVIVSELIRAGFIVFSIDYRLAPKWKFPSQVIDVKTAVRFVRKHSSELMIDPGRIGAFGTSAGAHLVSLAALTADKGLFSSDEFSDQSEELICVADLYGPTDLEALFTGIEKELADLIFGSEEDVLKKASPISYVRSDSPSFLIVQGDKDAVVPPYQSVRLFEKLLDKGCSAELIIVENAGHGLVPDGGEMRPSMMEVAEKVVHFFKSALSNL, encoded by the coding sequence ATGAGTCCGACTAGAAAGACGCAGATAATTGTGGTTTTCTGTCTGGTCTGCTCTGTTGGTCTGGCTGGCTCACCGTTTTCGGAGATCAGGGCATTCGCCGATTTAGTGGAACAGTTGTTTCTGGCTTCGAGAAGCAGCGAAAGCTTCGATCTTAAGAATCTCGATGTTGATTCCTATGGAAGACCGGCAATTGACTATAGATTCGAAGAAGATGTCATCTACTCCCGAGCTGGCGGAGAGACTCTTACAATGGATATTTTCACTCCCAACGATATAGATACCCCTAGACCCGGCATACTCTATGTTCACGGTGGCGCTTGGATTACAGGCGATAAGAGAAGCGGTCCCGGAGTGGTTATTGTAAGCGAACTCATCAGAGCGGGCTTCATTGTCTTTTCTATAGATTACAGGCTTGCACCGAAGTGGAAGTTCCCTTCCCAGGTGATAGATGTCAAGACGGCTGTCCGCTTTGTCAGAAAGCACTCCTCTGAATTAATGATCGATCCAGGCAGAATTGGAGCCTTTGGCACCAGTGCGGGGGCACACCTAGTATCTCTTGCTGCCCTAACTGCTGACAAAGGGTTGTTTTCAAGTGATGAATTCTCTGATCAGAGTGAAGAACTGATCTGTGTTGCGGATCTATATGGCCCGACCGACCTAGAAGCACTATTCACAGGGATTGAGAAAGAGCTAGCCGATTTGATTTTTGGCAGCGAAGAAGATGTCCTCAAGAAGGCTAGTCCTATCTCATATGTCAGAAGTGATTCCCCTTCCTTTCTTATAGTTCAGGGAGATAAAGATGCTGTTGTACCTCCCTATCAATCAGTCCGATTATTCGAAAAGCTCTTAGACAAAGGATGTAGTGCGGAGTTGATCATCGTAGAAAACGCCGGGCACGGATTGGTGCCCGACGGAGGAGAAATGAGACCTTCAATGATGGAAGTTGCTGAGAAGGTAGTTCATTTCTTCAAAAGCGCTTTGTCTAACCTATAA
- a CDS encoding acyltransferase family protein, which yields MAKQPDGLNFIDERIVWIDVARGLLMALVVMYHTLPPQIVANLINPAACTFFFLSGLISKEGDFKTNLLKRFKQLIVPYYTMASVNILIWLAVKMIVTREELNFVLTDVVLNVLTVRTAVGMIPVNIIPLWFVPAVFVMEIYYAVLRKLRILPVGIVLGFVSMFFLSGSFPFKLDVALAALPYFAMGKFVKSFGILTRRVPVMMTIVSSALYAIAAAFCGEVYLMEDYFGSSPSLYIFAAVFGIIAISGMAQLLERIEPLKRIFSLFGRRTLFVLGYHIAAGFLVYPIFDFVGDPIEIMERFWYVYWLINMAVVYLLIRFLPEPALTILSGSFLAKRKENSPKHARGKS from the coding sequence TTGGCAAAACAACCAGACGGACTAAACTTCATTGATGAACGGATTGTTTGGATAGATGTAGCCAGAGGCCTGTTAATGGCACTAGTGGTAATGTATCACACTCTTCCTCCGCAAATCGTTGCTAATCTCATAAATCCGGCGGCATGCACGTTTTTCTTTCTTTCAGGGTTGATATCGAAAGAAGGAGACTTCAAAACGAACCTCTTGAAAAGATTTAAACAGCTAATCGTTCCTTATTACACAATGGCGTCGGTAAATATTTTGATCTGGCTAGCCGTAAAAATGATCGTGACAAGAGAAGAGCTCAATTTCGTGCTAACTGATGTAGTCCTAAACGTTTTGACCGTTAGGACTGCCGTTGGAATGATTCCCGTGAACATTATTCCTTTGTGGTTCGTTCCGGCCGTCTTTGTTATGGAGATTTACTACGCAGTTCTCAGAAAACTCCGGATCCTTCCAGTAGGAATAGTGTTGGGCTTTGTGTCGATGTTTTTTCTCTCTGGATCATTTCCCTTCAAACTCGATGTTGCTTTAGCTGCCCTGCCGTATTTTGCGATGGGTAAGTTTGTGAAATCTTTCGGGATATTGACACGAAGAGTTCCCGTTATGATGACAATCGTTTCGTCTGCGTTATATGCGATCGCTGCGGCGTTTTGTGGTGAAGTGTATTTGATGGAAGACTATTTCGGTTCATCGCCTTCTCTGTATATATTTGCTGCCGTATTTGGAATAATCGCAATCTCCGGTATGGCTCAACTCCTGGAGAGAATCGAGCCTCTAAAGCGGATCTTTTCTCTTTTTGGAAGGCGAACACTGTTTGTGCTGGGGTATCACATAGCTGCAGGCTTCCTTGTCTATCCAATTTTCGATTTTGTTGGAGATCCAATTGAAATCATGGAAAGATTCTGGTATGTATACTGGTTGATCAACATGGCTGTTGTCTACCTTTTGATCAGGTTCCTCCCGGAACCCGCACTAACGATCTTGTCGGGAAGTTTTCTGGCAAAGCGGAAAGAAAATTCTCCGAAGCACGCTCGGGGGAAGTCTTGA
- a CDS encoding ArsR/SmtB family transcription factor has protein sequence MIHFIYSGYGPRKGTIDMNTFEKIMNDDKKLLLFVSSNMSFSTERKAILFEMLSDPSRTKENFLYLLEWFYENAFSIVEPMIEKLLSRTASELKKEIMHSGERFLMLLIKNIDYTRYEELKRTVICPSYFSEFLVSNASVPFVNEDMYTVGFRFKEVMSVSKDKLEMAADTFDALAHEKRLAIIKHLSAGQSSGNELARALNLSNYEIGEHTAILRKAGMVRVEKMNQTLSFSLDKGAVRREVGKALEDLLKDVES, from the coding sequence TTGATTCACTTTATATACTCCGGTTATGGACCCCGCAAGGGAACTATCGATATGAACACCTTTGAAAAGATTATGAATGACGACAAGAAATTGCTGCTCTTTGTCTCGAGTAATATGTCTTTCTCGACAGAACGAAAGGCGATTCTCTTTGAAATGCTATCGGATCCGTCCAGAACGAAGGAGAACTTTCTGTATCTACTCGAGTGGTTCTATGAGAATGCTTTTTCGATTGTAGAACCTATGATCGAGAAGCTTCTATCAAGAACGGCAAGTGAGTTGAAAAAGGAAATAATGCATTCTGGTGAGAGATTCCTCATGTTGCTGATAAAAAACATCGACTACACGCGCTACGAAGAGCTAAAAAGAACGGTTATTTGCCCCAGCTACTTCTCGGAATTCCTGGTCTCAAACGCATCGGTCCCTTTCGTCAACGAAGATATGTACACAGTGGGGTTCCGCTTCAAAGAAGTTATGTCAGTTTCAAAGGATAAGCTGGAGATGGCCGCAGATACTTTCGATGCTTTGGCCCACGAAAAGAGACTTGCCATAATAAAACACCTTTCTGCGGGGCAATCCTCGGGAAATGAACTTGCCAGGGCGCTGAACCTTTCAAATTACGAAATTGGCGAACACACGGCGATTCTTCGAAAAGCGGGAATGGTTCGCGTTGAGAAAATGAACCAAACGTTGAGTTTTTCCCTTGACAAAGGAGCTGTACGCCGCGAGGTCGGAAAGGCACTTGAAGACCTTTTGAAAGATGTAGAAAGCTAG
- the zupT gene encoding zinc transporter ZupT: MELANFWPALFLTIFAGLSTGVGSILAILTKKTNTRFLSVSLGFSAGIMIYVSFVEIFVKSGESLQEVIGSGLGDWINVIAFFGGIGLIALIDFLVPSAENPHEIRDVNEMQQMNRSLMRMGVFTAFAIAVHNFPEGLATFLAAMKDPSLGIPIAIAIAIHNIPEGIAVAVPIYQATGSRKKAFVYSFLSGLAEPAGALIGFALINTLFNEMAFGVVFAGVAGIMVYISLDELLPSAEKYGEHHLSISGLIAGMALMAVSLLIL; the protein is encoded by the coding sequence GTGGAACTTGCGAATTTCTGGCCTGCGCTGTTTCTAACCATCTTTGCCGGTCTATCAACCGGCGTAGGAAGTATTCTGGCCATTCTAACAAAGAAGACCAACACGAGATTCCTTTCAGTCTCACTGGGCTTCTCTGCCGGAATAATGATATATGTCTCCTTTGTAGAGATCTTTGTCAAGAGCGGGGAATCTCTCCAAGAGGTGATCGGAAGTGGTCTCGGTGACTGGATCAATGTAATAGCTTTCTTTGGAGGCATAGGCCTGATCGCACTGATTGACTTTCTCGTACCTTCCGCAGAAAACCCTCATGAAATCAGAGACGTAAATGAAATGCAGCAGATGAACAGAAGCCTAATGAGAATGGGCGTCTTCACAGCGTTTGCTATTGCAGTGCATAACTTTCCTGAAGGACTTGCCACATTTCTTGCTGCGATGAAGGATCCTTCACTTGGAATTCCCATAGCAATAGCAATAGCAATTCATAACATTCCCGAAGGTATCGCTGTGGCAGTTCCGATTTATCAAGCAACTGGAAGCAGAAAGAAGGCATTCGTGTATTCTTTCCTTTCCGGTCTTGCAGAACCGGCCGGAGCATTGATTGGATTCGCTTTAATCAATACTCTTTTCAACGAAATGGCTTTTGGAGTTGTATTCGCTGGTGTCGCCGGAATCATGGTTTACATATCGCTGGATGAACTTCTACCTTCGGCAGAGAAATATGGAGAGCACCATCTCTCAATTTCCGGGTTGATTGCGGGAATGGCATTAATGGCAGTCAGTTTGCTAATACTCTAG